A single genomic interval of Thermus filiformis harbors:
- a CDS encoding IS256 family transposase, which yields YPRELWGYLRSTNLMERFIREVRRGTKVRDHKFPSEAAVYKLLYLESERQETRWGERRLRGFGEAREALEKMLVERYGPLTQRLTQNS from the coding sequence AGTATCCCCGGGAGCTTTGGGGCTATCTCCGTAGCACCAACTTGATGGAGCGGTTTATCCGGGAGGTGAGGCGTGGGACGAAGGTACGGGACCACAAGTTTCCTTCTGAGGCGGCGGTTTACAAGCTTTTGTACTTGGAGTCGGAGCGTCAGGAGACGAGGTGGGGTGAGCGGAGGTTAAGGGGGTTCGGTGAGGCTCGGGAGGCGTTGGAAAAGATGCTTGTGGAACGGTATGGCCCCCTTACACAGAGGCTTACACAAAACTCTTGA